A genomic window from Archaeoglobus profundus DSM 5631 includes:
- a CDS encoding nascent polypeptide-associated complex protein produces the protein MLPMNIQQMKKMMKQMGINIEEINAIEVIIRTPNEELIFKNPSVTKVSGRGMEVFQVIGSYEVVKKVEISEEDVKLIMEQANVDEETARKALIEANGDLAEALMKLQK, from the coding sequence ATGCTTCCGATGAACATCCAGCAAATGAAGAAGATGATGAAGCAGATGGGAATAAATATAGAGGAAATCAACGCCATTGAGGTTATCATTAGAACTCCCAATGAGGAACTTATTTTCAAGAATCCGAGCGTTACCAAGGTTTCTGGGAGAGGTATGGAGGTTTTTCAAGTTATAGGTAGCTACGAAGTTGTTAAAAAGGTGGAGATTAGTGAAGAGGATGTCAAGCTGATAATGGAACAGGCGAATGTCGACGAAGAAACCGCTCGAAAAGCTCTAATAGAGGCAAACGGCGATTTAGCTGAAGCTTTGATGAAGTTGCAGAAATGA
- a CDS encoding tRNA (adenine-N1)-methyltransferase, with product MKPPVILARGKHTFLVEKLEGTLHTHDGIINLEELKDKNFGDEVETHLGVKYKILPYRAVDFFKHFKRSATPIMPKDIGAIIAYTGLSPDSLILDAGTGTGMIAAYMAYFNKYGEVVTVEKRKEFAKVARENFKLAGLKNIHQIVGDVLFVAEGFKREFDLIILDMKDDVKFIPKAYEILNYGGFLVVYNPYIEDTRNVYYKMIKIGFRNVESFEILKIDYEHKRVGTRPLTRVWHTGFLVIGRKI from the coding sequence ATGAAACCTCCAGTTATTTTGGCAAGGGGAAAGCATACGTTCCTTGTTGAAAAGCTTGAAGGAACTCTGCACACTCACGACGGTATAATAAACTTAGAGGAACTAAAGGATAAGAACTTTGGGGATGAGGTTGAAACGCATTTGGGTGTTAAGTACAAGATTCTTCCCTACAGAGCTGTAGATTTCTTCAAGCACTTCAAAAGATCAGCGACACCTATAATGCCAAAGGATATTGGCGCTATAATAGCGTACACTGGTTTAAGTCCAGATTCTCTCATACTCGATGCGGGAACTGGAACTGGAATGATTGCAGCTTATATGGCATACTTCAACAAGTACGGTGAGGTTGTTACGGTGGAGAAACGAAAGGAGTTTGCAAAGGTGGCAAGGGAAAACTTCAAGCTTGCAGGATTAAAAAATATCCACCAAATTGTAGGTGATGTTCTTTTCGTAGCTGAAGGCTTTAAGAGGGAGTTCGATCTCATAATTTTGGATATGAAGGATGATGTAAAGTTCATTCCCAAGGCTTACGAGATTCTAAACTATGGAGGGTTTTTAGTCGTTTACAACCCCTACATCGAAGATACAAGAAATGTTTATTATAAAATGATAAAAATTGGATTTAGAAACGTTGAGAGCTTTGAAATCCTAAAAATAGATTACGAGCACAAGAGGGTTGGAACTAGACCCCTTACAAGGGTTTGGCATACCGGTTTTCTCGTTATAGGTAGAAAGATTTAA
- a CDS encoding DMT family transporter — MYPLLLLVSLTWAGSFIAIKIALNYLDPCNLAFYRFLIATPIMLILFRPNLKIRLKDLPSLIILGLSGVTLLYVVQFTALELTTATKASILINTSVIFTAILSHIFLREGMNVRKILGILIAFLGVFLVVSNGQINFTPNLGDLLMIFDGLLWAIYTVLGKAMLKSYRVEHLTTYAFALGTAMLFPFALSKGLANPFEMSLGAILSLLYLSILCSVFAYLAWYYALKALPATNVAVFTYLIPLFTALLAYVLLKEEITMFTALGGILIVLGVYFVERD, encoded by the coding sequence ATGTATCCCCTACTCCTGCTCGTATCCCTAACTTGGGCGGGATCGTTTATAGCAATCAAGATAGCTTTGAATTACTTAGACCCCTGCAACCTTGCATTTTACAGATTCCTCATAGCAACTCCGATAATGTTAATTTTGTTCAGACCGAATCTAAAAATCAGGTTAAAAGATCTTCCAAGCTTGATAATACTTGGATTGTCCGGCGTTACTCTCCTCTACGTCGTCCAATTCACAGCTTTGGAGTTGACTACAGCAACGAAGGCTTCAATACTCATAAACACAAGTGTAATATTTACGGCAATCCTCTCGCATATCTTTCTGAGAGAGGGTATGAACGTTAGAAAGATCCTCGGAATATTGATAGCCTTTCTCGGAGTCTTCCTCGTCGTTTCCAATGGACAGATAAACTTTACACCAAATTTGGGAGATCTCTTAATGATATTTGATGGCCTTCTATGGGCAATCTACACAGTTTTGGGAAAGGCAATGCTAAAAAGCTATAGGGTGGAACATCTAACAACTTACGCCTTTGCACTGGGAACAGCAATGCTCTTCCCCTTCGCACTCTCCAAAGGTTTGGCTAATCCGTTTGAGATGTCACTTGGTGCAATCCTCTCTCTTTTATACCTCTCCATACTATGTTCAGTATTCGCATATTTGGCTTGGTACTACGCTTTGAAAGCCTTACCTGCAACGAACGTTGCGGTCTTTACGTACTTGATTCCCCTTTTCACAGCATTGCTTGCCTACGTATTGCTAAAGGAGGAGATCACAATGTTTACGGCTTTGGGTGGAATACTGATAGTACTTGGAGTCTACTTTGTCGAAAGGGATTAA
- a CDS encoding DUF7839 domain-containing protein: MEALTKRKDTVKLLILSLLLNGLNQREIARRLGLTPQAISEYFKELSSEGFVKNYEITEKGLRWLIERIYEIHVWSENILKNLYSEKVVAIAVGRVRKGDKVRYWFDTGLIYCKVSEDYNAVALTDGENEEILIKPIAFKPPERGKVTVFVVPDVTLGGSKAVDVQKISELAENKVVVALGVEALVACRKASLNPVFFGAKCCCVEAVHHGCDVLVVCAQSLLNDLIQTLIDEGIEYKILK; encoded by the coding sequence ATGGAAGCTTTGACAAAGAGAAAAGATACAGTCAAGTTACTCATACTATCTTTACTTTTGAATGGGTTGAATCAGAGAGAAATTGCTAGGAGACTCGGCTTGACTCCGCAGGCAATTTCAGAGTACTTCAAAGAACTGAGTTCTGAAGGGTTCGTAAAGAACTATGAGATAACTGAGAAGGGCCTGAGATGGCTTATAGAGAGGATCTATGAAATTCATGTATGGTCCGAAAACATACTCAAAAATCTCTATTCGGAAAAGGTTGTTGCCATAGCAGTCGGGAGGGTTAGAAAGGGCGATAAGGTGAGATACTGGTTCGATACGGGTTTGATCTACTGCAAAGTCAGCGAAGACTACAACGCTGTAGCTCTAACTGATGGTGAAAATGAGGAAATCTTGATAAAGCCTATTGCGTTTAAGCCGCCCGAAAGAGGTAAGGTGACTGTTTTCGTTGTTCCTGATGTAACTCTCGGAGGAAGTAAAGCTGTGGACGTTCAAAAAATTTCCGAGCTTGCGGAAAATAAAGTAGTCGTTGCTCTGGGCGTTGAAGCCCTTGTAGCTTGTAGAAAGGCAAGTTTAAATCCCGTATTCTTCGGAGCTAAATGTTGCTGCGTTGAAGCAGTCCATCACGGCTGTGATGTTCTTGTCGTCTGTGCACAGTCTCTGTTGAACGACCTGATACAAACGCTTATTGACGAAGGTATCGAATACAAAATATTAAAATAG
- a CDS encoding succinate dehydrogenase iron-sulfur subunit yields the protein MKFRIKRFDGKRFYWDEFEVPVRKGMTVLEALYYIKENIDGSLAFRASCRMGICGSCAMVINGKPRLACETQVSSLGKSVKIEPLRNFNVIKDLVTDFAGFFNRIKTVKPYLIRESDGEIRQTPEQLKKYYIYTLCTKCGSCISACPVAKSTLGPAPIVIAYRFNEDSRDEGKEERLKILSDYIWHCHFVSECSEVCPKNLNPAEIIQKLRLEVLKHSMRW from the coding sequence ATGAAATTCAGAATAAAAAGGTTTGATGGAAAGAGATTTTATTGGGACGAGTTCGAGGTTCCAGTGAGGAAAGGTATGACAGTTCTCGAGGCTCTCTACTACATTAAAGAGAATATAGACGGCTCCCTAGCCTTCAGAGCCTCCTGCAGAATGGGGATCTGTGGGAGTTGTGCGATGGTTATAAACGGAAAACCTAGATTGGCTTGCGAAACGCAGGTTTCATCTCTGGGTAAGAGTGTGAAAATTGAGCCTCTGAGAAACTTCAACGTGATAAAGGACTTGGTAACAGACTTTGCAGGATTCTTCAACAGGATTAAAACTGTCAAGCCTTACTTGATAAGAGAATCTGATGGAGAGATAAGGCAAACGCCAGAACAGCTGAAAAAGTACTACATATACACGCTTTGCACTAAGTGCGGTTCATGTATATCTGCATGTCCCGTAGCCAAGAGCACCTTAGGGCCGGCTCCGATTGTCATAGCTTACAGGTTCAATGAGGATAGCAGAGATGAGGGTAAAGAAGAGAGGCTGAAGATTTTGAGCGACTACATCTGGCACTGCCACTTTGTTTCTGAATGCAGTGAAGTCTGTCCCAAGAATCTAAATCCAGCAGAGATCATTCAGAAGTTAAGACTTGAAGTTTTGAAACACTCTATGAGGTGGTAA
- a CDS encoding succinate dehydrogenase/fumarate reductase flavoprotein subunit has translation MKVQHDIVIVGTGLAGMRCAIAIAEKSKEASVALISKTYPIRCHSVCAEGGTAAVLQPEDNFDLHAWDTVKGSDFLADQDAVEIFVRECPKEIYALDRWGCPWSRTEDGRIAQRPFGGHSFPRATFAMDRTGFHEVHTLYERLHVYENVHFYNEFFTTNLIVEDGRVKGLTAVDMKNGDLIVFEAKAVVIATGGAGRLYGFTTYSHTVTGDGMAIAYRCGVPLKDMEFFQFHPTGLVPSGILITEACRGEGGYLINKEGERFMKKYAPERMELAPRDVVARAMWKEIIEGRGFESENGPYIALDLRHLGEEKIEERLPLIRDMCKKFVGIDPVEEPIPVRPVAHYTMGGIHVNVNCETPIKGLFACGECACVSIHGANRLGANSTAECLVFGRIAGEKALEYASKVDFKSVSREEYLKEEKRLFDEMLGRSGDESPYRIKKELNETMDKNLWIFREERGMKEAVRKIKELKERYRNVEIVDKSKGFNTDLISTIELGYMLDLAEVVAYCALLRQESRGAHYRLDYPERDDKNWLKHSLAYKTSDGVKVDYIPVTITKWKPVERKY, from the coding sequence ACTAATATCAAAGACTTATCCTATAAGGTGTCACAGCGTTTGCGCTGAAGGAGGGACTGCAGCGGTTCTACAGCCAGAGGATAATTTTGATCTCCATGCTTGGGATACTGTAAAGGGTTCGGACTTTCTGGCTGACCAAGATGCTGTAGAAATCTTTGTAAGAGAATGTCCTAAGGAAATCTACGCTTTAGATAGATGGGGATGTCCTTGGAGCAGAACTGAAGACGGCAGAATAGCACAGAGACCTTTCGGGGGACACTCCTTCCCAAGAGCAACGTTTGCGATGGACAGAACGGGTTTTCATGAGGTTCACACACTCTACGAGAGATTGCACGTTTACGAAAACGTCCACTTCTACAACGAATTCTTCACAACCAACCTGATTGTTGAAGATGGAAGAGTGAAAGGTTTGACAGCAGTGGACATGAAGAATGGAGATTTGATAGTGTTTGAGGCAAAGGCTGTTGTTATAGCGACTGGCGGAGCTGGAAGGCTATACGGATTCACTACGTACAGTCATACAGTCACTGGAGACGGAATGGCCATCGCTTACAGATGTGGGGTACCCTTGAAGGATATGGAGTTCTTCCAGTTCCACCCAACTGGTCTAGTGCCTTCAGGAATACTAATAACTGAAGCTTGTAGAGGAGAAGGGGGATATCTCATCAATAAAGAGGGAGAGAGATTCATGAAAAAGTATGCTCCAGAGAGGATGGAGCTCGCTCCAAGAGATGTTGTTGCGAGAGCTATGTGGAAGGAAATAATAGAGGGAAGAGGTTTTGAAAGCGAAAACGGCCCTTACATAGCCCTAGACCTAAGGCATTTGGGTGAAGAGAAGATAGAGGAAAGATTACCTTTAATAAGGGACATGTGTAAGAAGTTCGTCGGCATAGATCCAGTTGAAGAGCCGATTCCTGTAAGACCAGTTGCGCACTACACCATGGGTGGTATTCACGTTAACGTGAACTGCGAAACACCGATAAAGGGTTTGTTTGCCTGCGGAGAATGTGCCTGCGTGAGTATTCATGGTGCAAATAGGTTAGGGGCAAATTCAACTGCCGAATGCCTTGTTTTCGGAAGGATTGCAGGTGAAAAAGCTTTAGAGTACGCTTCTAAGGTAGATTTCAAAAGCGTTAGCAGAGAAGAGTATCTGAAAGAGGAGAAAAGGCTGTTCGATGAGATGCTCGGAAGAAGTGGAGACGAAAGTCCATACAGGATTAAGAAGGAGTTAAACGAGACTATGGATAAAAACCTGTGGATATTCAGAGAGGAAAGGGGAATGAAAGAGGCTGTGAGAAAGATAAAAGAGCTCAAAGAAAGGTATAGGAATGTGGAAATTGTTGATAAATCAAAAGGCTTTAACACCGACCTAATCTCAACCATAGAGCTAGGATACATGCTTGATTTGGCTGAAGTGGTTGCATATTGTGCTCTCCTGCGACAGGAAAGTAGAGGTGCCCATTACAGGTTGGATTATCCAGAAAGAGATGATAAAAACTGGCTGAAGCATTCCCTAGCCTACAAGACATCCGATGGAGTTAAAGTTGATTACATACCTGTTACGATCACCAAATGGAAGCCTGTTGAAAGAAAGTACTGA